The proteins below are encoded in one region of Aeromonas veronii:
- a CDS encoding DMT family transporter: MGYEWLALAAAGLWAVAALISVKPARHLGAFAYSRWRMFLVTLMLGSASLATGGWQTLTQSALPLLALSGLIGIFVGDTALFACMNRLGPRRSGLLFSCHALFSALLGLWLFGEQLGGWRLVGALLVLAGVMLAILFGRRGGAQDNEWEQVRGHLAIGIALGLTAALCQSLGAIIAKPVMMGGEVDAVSASGIRMGSALLAHCTLRLLRVPLAMPHHPINRQVLGMIGINGFLAMTLGMTLILVALRQGDVGMVAILSSTTPVILLPLLWWHSGTRPALPAWAGALLATLGTALVLGMGGS, translated from the coding sequence ATGGGGTATGAGTGGCTGGCTCTGGCTGCCGCCGGCTTGTGGGCGGTCGCCGCCCTGATTTCCGTCAAACCGGCCCGTCATCTGGGGGCCTTTGCCTACAGCCGCTGGCGGATGTTCCTGGTCACGCTGATGCTGGGCAGCGCCAGCCTGGCCACCGGTGGCTGGCAGACCCTGACCCAGAGCGCCCTCCCCCTGCTGGCCCTGTCCGGCCTCATCGGCATCTTCGTCGGCGACACCGCCCTGTTCGCCTGCATGAACCGGCTGGGCCCCCGGCGCAGCGGCCTGCTGTTCTCCTGCCATGCGCTCTTCTCCGCCTTGCTCGGCCTCTGGCTGTTCGGTGAGCAACTCGGTGGCTGGCGCTTGGTGGGGGCCTTGCTGGTGCTGGCCGGGGTCATGCTGGCGATCCTGTTCGGACGACGTGGCGGGGCCCAGGACAACGAGTGGGAGCAGGTGCGCGGGCACCTCGCCATCGGCATCGCCCTCGGGCTTACGGCCGCCCTCTGTCAGAGCCTCGGTGCCATCATCGCCAAGCCGGTGATGATGGGCGGCGAGGTAGATGCGGTGAGCGCGTCCGGCATCCGCATGGGCAGCGCCCTGCTGGCGCACTGCACCCTGCGGCTGTTGCGGGTGCCGCTCGCCATGCCGCACCACCCCATCAACCGCCAGGTGCTCGGCATGATAGGGATCAACGGCTTCCTCGCCATGACCCTCGGCATGACCCTTATCCTGGTGGCCTTGCGCCAGGGGGACGTGGGCATGGTGGCCATTCTCTCCTCCACCACCCCGGTCATCCTGCTGCCCCTGCTGTGGTGGCACTCGGGCACGCGCCCCGCCCTGCCCGCCTGGGCGGGCGCCCTGCTGGCGACCCTGGGCACGGCCCTGGTCCTCGGCATGGGCGGGAGCTGA
- a CDS encoding flagella synthesis protein FlgN, giving the protein MMDLAELLRAQDDHLSQMQGVLAEEFDLLKQHRALALPALAERKQQLLAAIETLDQTLAKQPDLRQQLSAFPAQLQALQSKLDACQEQNDLNGRLLELSIISNRRLASFLSKLRDSNSLTYDAKGNTRSGTRSLGIKA; this is encoded by the coding sequence ATGATGGACTTAGCCGAGCTGTTGCGCGCCCAGGACGACCATCTCTCCCAGATGCAAGGCGTGCTGGCGGAGGAATTTGATCTGCTCAAGCAGCACAGGGCGCTGGCCCTGCCAGCCTTGGCCGAGCGCAAGCAGCAACTGCTGGCTGCCATCGAAACCCTGGATCAGACCCTGGCCAAGCAGCCGGATCTGCGTCAGCAACTGAGCGCCTTCCCCGCGCAGTTGCAGGCCTTGCAAAGCAAACTGGATGCCTGTCAGGAACAGAACGATCTCAACGGTCGCCTGCTCGAACTCAGCATCATCTCCAATCGCCGTCTGGCCAGCTTCCTCAGCAAGCTCAGAGACAGCAACTCCCTGACCTATGACGCCAAGGGCAACACACGTTCGGGGACCCGCTCCCTCGGCATCAAGGCCTGA
- a CDS encoding chemotaxis protein CheV, giving the protein MAGILDSVNQRTQLVGQNRLELLLFRLNGRQRFGINVFKVREVLQCPPLTVMPKLNSCIRGVAHIRGQTISVIDLSMAMGKRPIQDLSKCFIIISEYNRSIQGFLVHSVERIINMNWESILPPPKGAGRINYMTAVTEVDGELVEILDVERILNEISPVSTEVSAELVDASVERNPHGRPVLVADDSSVARKQVQRALEAIGVQCVLAKDGREALNMLLEMAKQGPILDQIALVISDIEMPEMDGYTFTAEIRNNPALKDLHVILHTSLSGVFNQAMVQKVGANNFIAKFQPDELAKAVQGAL; this is encoded by the coding sequence ATGGCGGGTATTCTCGATTCGGTCAATCAACGTACCCAGCTAGTGGGACAAAACCGGTTGGAACTGTTGTTGTTTCGTCTCAACGGACGTCAAAGATTTGGCATCAACGTCTTCAAGGTGCGTGAGGTGCTGCAGTGTCCGCCTCTGACCGTCATGCCCAAGCTGAACTCCTGCATCCGCGGGGTGGCGCACATTCGTGGCCAGACCATCTCGGTCATCGATCTCAGCATGGCGATGGGTAAACGTCCGATCCAGGATCTCTCCAAGTGCTTCATCATCATCTCCGAGTACAACCGATCCATTCAGGGGTTCCTGGTGCACTCGGTGGAGCGCATCATCAACATGAACTGGGAATCCATCCTGCCGCCCCCCAAAGGCGCCGGGCGCATCAACTACATGACGGCGGTCACCGAGGTGGACGGCGAGCTGGTGGAGATCCTGGACGTGGAGCGGATTTTGAACGAGATCTCGCCGGTCTCCACCGAGGTGAGTGCCGAGCTGGTGGACGCCAGCGTGGAGCGCAATCCCCATGGTCGCCCGGTGCTGGTGGCGGATGACTCCTCGGTGGCGCGCAAGCAGGTGCAGCGGGCGCTGGAAGCCATCGGCGTGCAGTGTGTGCTGGCCAAGGATGGGCGCGAAGCCCTCAACATGCTGCTGGAGATGGCCAAGCAGGGGCCCATCCTGGATCAGATTGCCCTGGTCATCTCGGACATCGAGATGCCGGAGATGGACGGTTACACCTTCACCGCCGAGATCCGCAACAATCCCGCACTCAAGGATTTGCATGTTATTCTGCACACTTCCCTCAGTGGGGTGTTTAATCAGGCCATGGTCCAGAAGGTTGGTGCAAACAACTTCATCGCCAAGTTCCAGCCGGATGAATTGGCCAAGGCCGTACAAGGCGCACTCTAA
- a CDS encoding HD-GYP domain-containing protein, producing MKSHTPHPVIPVSQLQPGMYVIAITSQTGTMEIAQMGLVTDRKQIASLVQRGVTTVRVDLARSKLAGIDTLLAPEPIPAVAPQPPGNSANGEGRTLKIRRLYQEARELQGKFIRQLKAGEPIDITPLAAVAEEMVDTMFSHGDAMLCLARIRAKDAYLMEHSMNVAILLANFGRHLELDRSVLKELTLGGLLHDVGKIMTPDALLNKPGKLTEEEFVIMRQHVVHSHDILIATAGITPTMLEVAANHHERLDGSGYPRHLKGSQLSLYTRMSGIVDVYDAVTADRVYKQGMSPTQAFRILLKGADHHFDRELVNRFIKCMGVYPVGTLVRLSNQRLAIVMQRNAQEPLKPVVKVIYHATQRHYLEVQWLDLARSGSQESIECTVDPKEFDIHLARFI from the coding sequence ATGAAGTCGCACACGCCTCATCCCGTCATCCCCGTCAGCCAGTTGCAACCCGGCATGTATGTCATCGCCATCACCAGCCAGACCGGTACCATGGAAATAGCCCAGATGGGACTGGTCACCGATCGCAAGCAGATTGCCTCCCTCGTTCAGCGCGGCGTCACCACGGTACGGGTGGATCTCGCCCGCAGCAAGCTGGCTGGCATCGACACCCTCCTCGCCCCCGAGCCCATTCCTGCCGTCGCCCCCCAGCCTCCGGGCAACTCTGCCAACGGTGAGGGGCGTACGCTCAAGATCCGCCGCCTCTATCAGGAGGCTCGCGAGCTGCAAGGCAAGTTTATTCGCCAGCTCAAGGCGGGAGAGCCCATCGACATCACCCCGCTGGCCGCCGTCGCCGAAGAGATGGTGGACACCATGTTCAGCCACGGGGATGCCATGCTCTGCCTCGCCCGGATCCGGGCCAAGGATGCCTATCTGATGGAGCACTCCATGAACGTGGCCATCTTGCTCGCCAACTTCGGCCGCCATCTCGAGCTGGATCGCAGCGTGCTCAAGGAGCTGACCCTGGGGGGCCTGCTCCATGACGTGGGCAAGATCATGACCCCGGACGCGCTGCTCAACAAACCGGGCAAGCTGACCGAGGAGGAGTTTGTCATCATGCGCCAGCACGTGGTGCACAGCCACGACATCCTAATCGCCACCGCCGGCATCACCCCCACCATGCTGGAGGTGGCCGCCAATCACCACGAGCGGCTCGACGGCAGCGGCTACCCACGCCACCTGAAGGGCAGCCAGCTCTCCCTCTACACCCGCATGAGCGGCATCGTCGATGTCTATGATGCGGTGACCGCCGACAGGGTCTACAAGCAGGGCATGTCCCCCACCCAGGCGTTCCGGATCCTGCTCAAGGGAGCGGATCACCACTTCGATCGGGAGCTGGTCAATCGATTCATCAAGTGCATGGGAGTCTATCCGGTCGGCACCCTGGTGCGCCTCTCCAACCAGCGGCTCGCCATCGTCATGCAGCGCAATGCCCAGGAGCCGCTCAAACCCGTGGTCAAGGTGATCTATCACGCCACCCAGCGCCACTACCTCGAGGTGCAGTGGCTGGATCTGGCCAGAAGCGGGAGCCAGGAGAGCATTGAGTGCACGGTGGATCCCAAGGAGTTTGACATCCACCTCGCCCGCTTCATCTAG
- a CDS encoding CheR family methyltransferase — MKTLSDDLYKQFSNFLAQQSGIVLGDNKQYLVKSRLSPLMTQFGIESLSELVTRSMGIRERELKMAVVDAMTTNETLWFRDTYPFQLLSDKIFPELGKSGRPIKIWSAASSSGQEPYSIAMTALEQQVKRPGTLPGGVQIVGTDISSTMLNQCKEGVYDSLALARGLSPERKRLFFEPCGDNKMRVSERVRKLTSFRPLNLLESYSLLGKFDIIFCRNVLIYFAPEVKSKILNQFASSLNPGGYLMLGASESLAGLTDKFEMIRCNPGIVYKVK; from the coding sequence ATGAAGACACTTTCGGACGACTTATACAAACAATTCAGCAATTTTCTGGCGCAACAGAGCGGGATCGTGCTGGGTGACAACAAACAGTATCTGGTCAAGAGTCGTCTGTCGCCCTTGATGACTCAGTTTGGTATCGAGAGTCTGTCTGAACTGGTGACCCGCTCCATGGGGATCCGGGAGCGGGAGCTGAAGATGGCCGTGGTGGACGCCATGACCACCAACGAGACCCTGTGGTTTCGCGATACCTATCCGTTTCAGCTGCTCAGCGACAAGATCTTCCCGGAGCTGGGCAAGAGTGGCCGCCCCATCAAGATCTGGTCTGCCGCCTCCTCCTCCGGGCAGGAGCCCTATTCCATCGCCATGACGGCGCTGGAGCAGCAGGTGAAACGGCCGGGTACCCTGCCGGGCGGGGTGCAGATCGTCGGCACAGACATCTCCAGCACCATGCTCAACCAGTGCAAGGAGGGGGTCTATGACAGCCTGGCGCTGGCGCGCGGCCTCTCCCCCGAGCGCAAGCGGCTGTTCTTCGAGCCCTGCGGTGACAACAAGATGCGGGTGTCGGAGCGTGTCAGAAAATTGACCAGCTTCCGCCCCCTGAATCTGCTGGAGAGTTACAGCCTGCTCGGCAAGTTCGACATCATCTTCTGTCGCAACGTGCTCATCTACTTCGCCCCCGAGGTGAAGTCCAAGATCCTCAACCAGTTTGCCAGCAGCCTCAATCCCGGCGGCTATCTGATGCTGGGGGCCTCGGAGTCCCTGGCCGGTCTCACCGACAAGTTCGAGATGATCCGCTGCAACCCCGGCATCGTCTACAAAGTCAAATAA
- a CDS encoding peptide ABC transporter substrate-binding protein, which produces MRSPLAPHCARRWLPPFLLGLMLAPPLQATTVVQSPALADRQTLVKGNGAEPESLDPAQIRSGFPGEVVLVDLFEGLVSEDGQGRIVPAQALRWETSEDGLVWRFFLRPQLKWSNGEPLTARDFVYAWQRLLDPAQGSPSAGLLLATGINNAQSIYAGALDLNALGVEAESDQILKVTLERPVPYFLQLISQRPFVPVNRQAIAQFGKQWTQPGKLVSNGAYKLVNWVPNERIEAERNAQYWDDAHTRIQRVTYLPLASQHAERLRYEAGEIQLTNKVALEYYQKTKETTPERIWGLPLLGTYLYTFNLRRPELQDVRVRQALAMAIDRRLLTDKVSGQGEPPAWSLLPAMPGYEALGSELATLDQPTRLAKAAALLNEAGYNRDHPLTLTLTYNTSENHKRLALAVAAMWKPLGVEVVLNNMEWNAYQVAKDSGDFMLARSFLFGDYVEPSSMLSSFRCQDPQNESGYCNPAFDALLQQAADSLDGKARNGYYHQAERMLMDEMPVIPVYHYNQMRLVDPSLRGLPSSNLKGSIATKDLYFSQPPVAKEGSAP; this is translated from the coding sequence ATGCGTTCCCCCCTTGCCCCCCACTGTGCCCGCCGCTGGCTTCCCCCTTTTCTACTGGGTCTGATGCTGGCACCTCCCTTGCAGGCGACCACCGTTGTCCAGAGCCCGGCTCTGGCGGACCGACAGACCCTGGTCAAGGGGAATGGCGCCGAGCCCGAATCCCTGGATCCGGCCCAGATCCGCTCAGGTTTTCCCGGTGAAGTGGTGCTGGTGGACCTGTTCGAAGGACTGGTGAGTGAAGATGGCCAGGGCAGGATAGTGCCGGCCCAGGCCCTGCGCTGGGAAACCAGCGAGGATGGCCTGGTGTGGCGCTTCTTTCTGCGTCCCCAGCTGAAGTGGTCGAACGGTGAGCCGCTGACGGCCCGGGATTTCGTCTATGCCTGGCAGCGGCTGCTGGATCCGGCGCAGGGCTCCCCGTCTGCTGGCCTGCTGCTGGCCACCGGTATCAACAATGCCCAGTCCATCTATGCCGGCGCTCTGGATCTGAACGCCCTGGGGGTGGAGGCCGAGAGCGACCAGATCCTCAAGGTGACCCTGGAGCGGCCCGTACCCTATTTCCTGCAGCTCATCAGCCAGCGCCCCTTCGTGCCGGTGAACAGGCAGGCGATCGCGCAGTTTGGCAAGCAGTGGACCCAGCCCGGCAAGCTGGTGAGCAACGGTGCCTACAAGTTGGTGAACTGGGTGCCGAACGAGCGGATAGAGGCCGAGCGCAACGCCCAGTATTGGGACGACGCCCATACCCGCATCCAGCGGGTCACCTACCTGCCGCTCGCCTCCCAGCATGCGGAGCGGCTGCGCTACGAAGCGGGCGAGATCCAGCTCACCAACAAGGTGGCGCTGGAGTACTACCAGAAGACCAAGGAGACGACCCCCGAGCGAATTTGGGGCCTGCCCCTGCTCGGCACCTATCTCTATACCTTCAACCTGCGCCGCCCGGAGCTGCAGGATGTACGGGTGCGCCAGGCCCTCGCCATGGCCATCGATCGCCGCTTGCTGACCGACAAGGTGAGCGGCCAGGGTGAGCCGCCGGCCTGGTCCCTGCTGCCCGCCATGCCGGGTTATGAGGCGCTCGGCTCCGAGCTCGCCACCCTGGATCAGCCGACGCGGCTGGCCAAGGCCGCGGCCTTGCTGAACGAGGCGGGTTACAACCGCGATCATCCCCTCACGCTGACCCTGACCTACAACACCTCGGAAAATCACAAGCGGCTGGCGCTGGCGGTGGCCGCCATGTGGAAGCCGCTGGGGGTGGAGGTGGTGCTCAACAACATGGAGTGGAATGCCTACCAGGTGGCGAAGGACAGCGGTGATTTCATGCTGGCCCGTTCATTTTTGTTTGGTGATTATGTTGAACCATCATCCATGCTCAGCAGTTTCCGCTGCCAGGATCCCCAGAACGAGAGCGGCTACTGCAATCCCGCCTTCGATGCCCTGTTGCAACAGGCGGCGGACAGCCTGGATGGCAAGGCCCGCAACGGCTACTACCATCAGGCCGAGCGAATGCTGATGGACGAGATGCCCGTCATCCCCGTCTATCACTACAACCAGATGCGGCTGGTGGACCCCTCCCTGCGCGGCCTGCCGAGCAGCAATCTCAAGGGTTCCATCGCCACCAAGGATCTCTACTTCAGCCAGCCGCCGGTCGCAAAGGAAGGGAGCGCACCATGA
- the flgA gene encoding flagellar basal body P-ring formation chaperone FlgA: MQEQAQEFVLGQLDIPLDAQAEVTAASIDERLPLSRCEEALTLSFPSKIEIRRNTTVYLKCEGDKPWDLYLPVRVSIQKPYVTVAAPVAKGDILSEGMLTLAYQDQTLIRGDYLSDTAPLIGVRSKRELKPGQPIRLTQVCVVCKGDQVTLSAENSSMQIKTMARALQDGSFGDMIRLVNIRSGRQVQGKVDAVGSVVVTF, encoded by the coding sequence CTGCAGGAGCAGGCACAGGAGTTCGTGCTCGGCCAGCTGGATATCCCCCTGGATGCCCAGGCCGAGGTGACTGCCGCCTCCATCGACGAGCGCCTCCCCTTGAGCCGCTGTGAAGAGGCCCTGACCCTCTCCTTCCCCAGCAAGATAGAGATCCGCCGCAACACCACTGTCTATCTCAAGTGCGAGGGGGACAAGCCCTGGGATCTCTATCTGCCGGTGCGGGTCAGCATCCAGAAACCCTATGTCACCGTGGCGGCCCCCGTGGCCAAGGGCGACATCCTGAGCGAGGGCATGCTGACCCTGGCCTACCAGGATCAAACCCTGATCCGTGGAGACTACTTGAGCGACACCGCTCCCCTCATCGGGGTGCGCAGCAAGCGGGAGCTCAAACCCGGCCAGCCCATCCGCCTCACCCAGGTGTGCGTGGTATGTAAGGGGGACCAGGTCACCCTCAGCGCCGAAAACAGCAGCATGCAGATCAAAACCATGGCCCGAGCCTTGCAAGATGGCAGCTTCGGAGACATGATCAGGCTCGTCAACATCCGCTCGGGCAGGCAGGTGCAAGGCAAGGTCGATGCCGTCGGCTCCGTGGTGGTCACATTCTGA
- the yfcE gene encoding phosphodiesterase produces the protein MKIAIISDIHGSLLALETTLARLAPWQPDHYLLLGDLLNHGPRNPVPEGYAPAAVAERLNQLAPQIMAVRGNCDSEVDQTLLDFPITAPYNQLLVDGRRWFASHGHLYQPQAVPLPAGSLFISGHTHLPVLKREGDRVLVNPGSICFPRGEWPASYGRYQDGILSIHGCADGAELMRLVL, from the coding sequence ATGAAGATCGCCATCATCTCCGACATTCACGGCAGCCTGCTTGCGCTGGAGACAACGCTGGCGCGGCTCGCCCCCTGGCAGCCGGATCACTATCTGCTGCTCGGGGACTTGCTCAATCACGGCCCGCGCAATCCGGTCCCCGAGGGCTATGCCCCGGCGGCGGTGGCCGAGCGGCTCAATCAACTGGCGCCGCAGATCATGGCGGTACGGGGCAATTGCGACTCGGAAGTGGATCAGACGCTGCTCGATTTCCCCATCACGGCCCCCTACAACCAGCTGCTGGTGGACGGGCGACGCTGGTTCGCGAGCCACGGCCACCTCTATCAGCCGCAGGCGGTGCCCCTGCCTGCGGGCAGCCTGTTCATCAGCGGCCACACCCATCTGCCCGTGCTGAAGCGGGAAGGGGATCGGGTGCTGGTGAATCCGGGGTCTATCTGTTTTCCGCGAGGGGAGTGGCCGGCAAGTTATGGCCGCTATCAGGATGGCATCCTGAGCATTCACGGCTGCGCCGATGGGGCCGAGCTGATGCGACTGGTGTTGTAA
- the flgM gene encoding flagellar biosynthesis anti-sigma factor FlgM: MAINNINNLANSRLQNNATSVASKSTTSAEGSRATPVKADSVSLTSEAQQLQQMSKTLNTVSTGNESRVESLKKAIASGEYKVDSEAVAKKMFSFEADLDKRLG; the protein is encoded by the coding sequence ATGGCTATCAACAATATCAACAACTTGGCAAACAGCCGGCTGCAAAACAATGCAACCAGCGTCGCCAGCAAGTCTACGACTTCGGCCGAAGGCAGCCGCGCGACCCCCGTCAAGGCTGACTCTGTCTCCTTGACCAGCGAGGCACAGCAATTGCAACAGATGAGCAAAACCCTCAACACCGTCTCGACCGGTAACGAGAGCCGCGTCGAGAGCCTCAAGAAGGCCATCGCCAGCGGTGAATACAAGGTCGACAGCGAAGCCGTCGCCAAGAAGATGTTCAGCTTCGAAGCGGATCTGGATAAACGCCTCGGATGA
- a CDS encoding EamA family transporter, giving the protein MQAKDKCLAALVILCWGLNFVVIKWGLEGIPPLLLGALRFIGVVFPAILLVPRPAMPWRWLLAYGGAISLGQFAFLFSAMKFGMPAGMASLVLQSQVLFTLLFAMLWLGERWQAHHWVALPLAGGGLYLIAANGEGNLTLLGFALTLCAAACWGLGNVINRQIGLRYQTTLPSLIAWGGLVPILPFLALSWLFEGPERIADSLLHFSWQGLLCVIYLSFVATWLGYGLWGRLLMRYPVAQVAPLSLLVPCVGMVTAALLLDEHPNTLQWLGSALVLLGFVVHLLGGRLRLFKAQSER; this is encoded by the coding sequence ATGCAAGCCAAGGACAAGTGTCTGGCCGCCCTGGTCATTCTCTGCTGGGGCCTCAACTTCGTGGTGATCAAGTGGGGGCTGGAGGGAATACCGCCCCTGCTGCTGGGTGCCCTGCGCTTCATCGGCGTGGTCTTCCCCGCCATCTTGCTGGTGCCCAGACCCGCCATGCCCTGGCGCTGGTTGCTCGCCTACGGCGGTGCCATCAGCCTGGGGCAGTTCGCCTTCCTGTTCAGCGCCATGAAGTTCGGCATGCCTGCGGGCATGGCCTCCCTGGTGCTGCAATCCCAGGTGCTGTTCACCCTGCTGTTCGCCATGCTCTGGCTGGGGGAACGCTGGCAGGCCCACCATTGGGTGGCCTTGCCCCTGGCCGGGGGCGGCCTCTACCTCATCGCCGCCAACGGTGAAGGCAATCTCACCCTGCTCGGCTTCGCGCTCACCCTGTGCGCCGCCGCCTGCTGGGGCCTTGGCAACGTCATCAATCGCCAGATAGGCCTGCGCTACCAGACCACGCTGCCGAGCCTCATCGCCTGGGGCGGCCTGGTGCCCATCCTGCCCTTCCTCGCCCTCTCCTGGCTGTTCGAGGGACCGGAACGCATCGCGGACAGTCTGCTGCACTTCAGCTGGCAGGGGCTCTTGTGCGTCATCTATCTGTCGTTTGTCGCCACCTGGCTCGGCTACGGCCTCTGGGGACGGCTGCTGATGCGCTACCCGGTCGCCCAGGTGGCGCCCCTCTCCCTGCTGGTACCCTGTGTCGGCATGGTGACCGCCGCCCTCTTGCTGGATGAACACCCCAACACGCTGCAGTGGCTGGGGTCGGCTCTGGTGCTGCTCGGCTTCGTGGTACACCTGCTGGGAGGGCGCCTGCGGCTGTTCAAGGCACAATCCGAACGCTGA
- the rsuA gene encoding 16S rRNA pseudouridine(516) synthase RsuA, with the protein MRLDKFICDCSDLTRSQAGKLIRQGEVMVDGIQVKQPAFHINEQSQIEFDGVMLTLNQQNRYFMLHKPEGYVCSNEDPDHPTVFFLMDEPSMGKLHVVGRLDLDTTGLVLVTDDGQWSHRITSPRHECAKTYHVWLADPVNEDAISLFADGVYLRNENDKTKPAQLELLGECEARLTIHEGKYHQVKRMFASIGNKVVGLHRERIGGLTLDADLAEGEYRELTAEEIAQF; encoded by the coding sequence ATGCGGCTTGATAAATTTATTTGCGATTGCTCCGATTTGACCCGCTCCCAGGCGGGCAAGCTGATCCGCCAGGGGGAGGTGATGGTCGATGGCATTCAGGTCAAGCAGCCGGCCTTTCATATCAACGAGCAGAGCCAAATCGAGTTCGACGGCGTCATGCTGACCCTCAATCAACAGAACCGCTACTTCATGCTGCACAAGCCGGAGGGCTATGTCTGCTCCAATGAAGACCCGGATCATCCCACCGTCTTCTTCCTGATGGACGAGCCCTCCATGGGCAAGCTGCACGTGGTGGGGCGGCTGGATCTCGATACCACGGGACTGGTGCTGGTCACCGATGATGGCCAATGGTCCCACCGCATCACCTCGCCACGACACGAATGCGCCAAGACCTACCACGTCTGGCTGGCGGATCCGGTGAACGAGGATGCCATCTCCCTGTTTGCCGATGGGGTGTATCTTCGCAACGAGAACGACAAGACCAAGCCGGCCCAGCTCGAGCTGCTCGGCGAGTGCGAGGCGCGCCTGACCATTCACGAGGGCAAGTATCACCAGGTGAAGCGGATGTTTGCCTCCATCGGCAACAAGGTGGTGGGGCTTCATCGGGAGCGGATCGGTGGCCTGACGCTGGATGCCGACCTGGCCGAAGGGGAGTACCGCGAACTGACCGCCGAGGAGATAGCCCAGTTCTAG